Part of the Pseudomonas sp. P8_241 genome is shown below.
GACGTCATAGAAGCGCAGCAGCAGGTTGATAAGCGTGGATTTGCCGGCGCCAGAGCGGCCAACCAGGCCGATTTTTTCGCCCGCTCGGATATTCAGGCTCAGGCCATCAAGCACTTGGCGTTCGCCATTGTAGTTGAAGCTCACCTTGTCGAAGGTGACCGCCCCGCCGGAGGTCAGCAGTACGCCCGCGTCCGGCGCATCCTGCACCTTGGGGCCGCGGGTAAACGTTGTCATGCCATCCTGTACGGTACCAATGCTCTCGAACAGCGAGGTCATTTGCCACATGATCCAGTGCGACATGCCATTGATACGCAACGCCATGGCGGTGATTGCCGCCACCGCACCCGCACCGACCTCACCCTGGTGCCATAGCCACAGGGCATAACCACCGGCTGCCATGATCAGCGCCACCACCAATGCCTGGTTAACAATCTCGAATTGGCTGACCAGGCGCATCTGGCGAAAGCCGGTTTGCTTGAAATCCTCCATTGCTGCACGCGCGAAGTGCGCCTCACGATTGGAGTGGGAGAACAGCTTCACTGTAGTGATGTTGGTATAGGCGTCCGAGATACGTCCGGTCATCATCGACCGGGCGTTGGCTTGCTCCTGCCCGACTTTCCCCAGGCGGGGCACGAAGTACAGCATGGCCACCCCGAACAACACGACCCAGGCAACGAAAGGCAGCATCAGTTTCAGTGCGAAGCCGCCGGCCAGGGCAATGATCGCGATGAAATACACGCCAATCCCGGGTGCGATCTCGATCAAGGTGAATAGCACGTCGCGCACGGCCAGCGCAGTCTGCATGACCTTGGTAGTGACCCGGCCGGAAAACTCATCGGAAAAAAACGAAAGGCTTTGCCGCAGCATCAGTCGATGGAAATCCCAGCGCAATCGCAACGGCAGATTGATCGCCAATATCTGGTGCTGCACCGTAGTGCGCAACGCCACTAGAC
Proteins encoded:
- a CDS encoding ABC transporter ATP-binding protein, which translates into the protein MLRAFERRLDPFPPDEVPPPPEGLFRFLWACTRGARGYILALALLSASVSIYEAWLFSFLGQVVDLLSTWQAGGDAALQESRVLWGMGIVMVTSVGLVALRTTVQHQILAINLPLRLRWDFHRLMLRQSLSFFSDEFSGRVTTKVMQTALAVRDVLFTLIEIAPGIGVYFIAIIALAGGFALKLMLPFVAWVVLFGVAMLYFVPRLGKVGQEQANARSMMTGRISDAYTNITTVKLFSHSNREAHFARAAMEDFKQTGFRQMRLVSQFEIVNQALVVALIMAAGGYALWLWHQGEVGAGAVAAITAMALRINGMSHWIMWQMTSLFESIGTVQDGMTTFTRGPKVQDAPDAGVLLTSGGAVTFDKVSFNYNGERQVLDGLSLNIRAGEKIGLVGRSGAGKSTLINLLLRFYDVDSGEIRIDGQNIAKVTQDSLRGSIGMVTQDTSLLHRSIRDNIAYGRPDATDAQIRGAAANAQADEFISQLSDRQGNTGYDTLVGERGIKLSGGQRQRVAIARVMLKNAPILLLDEATSALDSEVEVAIQESLDEMMQGKTVIAIAHRLSTIAAMDRLIVMDDGRIIEQGTHTELLGKNGVYARLWQHQSGGFLGEDQGVVEVMDQA